One window of the Nitrospirota bacterium genome contains the following:
- a CDS encoding response regulator, whose translation MLHLEDDAAYRKFVVNLLRREGMAVRFSHAESCEEFVHLLQGERFDLVISDYTLPAFDGLSALSIAKSIRPELPFIFLSGTMGEERAAEAVLNGATDYVLKDRPLRLVSVIRRAIREEGEREVRRSLEAQLLQAQKMECVGRLAGGVAHDFNNLLTVISGRADMLLSGKGELDPDREDLVEIRQAATRAAELTRRLLMFGRADHPRAQSLDPRVLVSDLLKMIRRLIGEDIEVVAELAEDAGWIRVDAAQMEQVLVNLAVNARDAMPRGGKLIIGVRTLDLDEDYASRHLDVLPGRYIELRVEDNGQGIAPEVLPHIFEPFFTTKEPGKGTGLGLSMVYGAVRQWGGHVEVRTSPGGGAAFLIYMPQAAESEFSVLPTEAQTCPRGCETVLLVEDDDMVRTIACRILRAGGYEVIEASNAQEALARIEKSGPRLDLLVTDVVMPGMSGWELVDLVRQNSPKTRALLISGYEAHQMLEKRMSDSYMHFLPKPFSMKTLSEKVREVLDAVE comes from the coding sequence GTGCTCCATTTGGAAGACGATGCCGCCTATCGGAAATTTGTGGTTAACTTGCTTCGGAGGGAGGGGATGGCCGTACGATTCTCGCACGCGGAGAGTTGCGAGGAGTTCGTCCATCTGCTCCAAGGGGAGCGATTTGACTTGGTGATTTCGGACTACACGCTTCCGGCCTTCGACGGCCTATCGGCGCTCAGCATAGCCAAGTCGATTCGACCGGAGCTTCCGTTCATCTTCTTGTCCGGCACGATGGGGGAGGAGCGGGCGGCCGAGGCGGTCCTGAACGGTGCAACGGACTACGTGCTCAAGGATCGGCCGCTTCGCCTCGTCAGCGTCATCCGCCGGGCCATCCGGGAAGAGGGCGAGAGGGAAGTGCGCCGGAGTTTGGAGGCTCAGCTCCTACAGGCGCAGAAAATGGAGTGCGTGGGGCGACTGGCCGGTGGGGTCGCGCATGATTTCAACAATCTCCTGACGGTCATTTCGGGGCGGGCGGACATGCTTCTCTCGGGGAAAGGCGAATTGGATCCCGACCGCGAAGACCTGGTGGAAATACGTCAGGCCGCAACGAGAGCCGCGGAGCTGACGAGGAGACTCCTTATGTTCGGCCGGGCGGATCACCCTCGCGCGCAAAGCCTGGATCCGAGGGTACTGGTCTCCGACCTTCTCAAGATGATCCGCCGCCTCATTGGGGAAGACATCGAGGTGGTCGCCGAGCTGGCCGAGGACGCCGGATGGATTCGGGTGGACGCGGCGCAGATGGAGCAGGTGTTGGTGAATCTCGCGGTGAACGCGAGGGATGCCATGCCGAGGGGTGGAAAGCTGATCATTGGGGTGAGGACTCTCGACCTCGATGAGGACTACGCCTCGCGGCACCTCGATGTCCTTCCGGGGCGATACATCGAACTCCGCGTGGAGGACAACGGCCAAGGCATCGCCCCCGAGGTACTTCCTCACATCTTCGAGCCGTTTTTCACCACGAAAGAGCCCGGAAAGGGAACGGGTCTCGGCCTGTCCATGGTGTATGGCGCCGTGCGCCAATGGGGAGGTCACGTGGAGGTTCGGACGTCGCCCGGTGGCGGCGCCGCTTTCTTGATTTACATGCCTCAAGCGGCGGAATCTGAGTTCTCCGTCTTGCCGACAGAGGCGCAGACGTGTCCACGCGGCTGCGAGACGGTCCTGCTTGTGGAGGACGATGACATGGTGCGAACCATTGCCTGCCGGATTCTTCGGGCGGGGGGATACGAGGTCATCGAGGCCTCGAACGCTCAGGAGGCGCTGGCGAGGATCGAAAAAAGCGGGCCGCGTCTGGATCTTCTGGTCACGGATGTGGTGATGCCGGGAATGAGCGGTTGGGAACTCGTGGATCTCGTCCGGCAGAATAGTCCCAAGACCCGCGCGCTTCTGATTTCAGGTTACGAGGCCCATCAAATGCTTGAGAAGCGGATGTCCGATTCCTACATGCACTTTCTTCCGAAACCCTTTTCCATGAAGACCCTTTCCGAGAAAGTACGCGAGGTCCTGGACGCAGTCGAGTGA
- a CDS encoding heavy-metal-associated domain-containing protein, whose protein sequence is MGARRALAKLPTVDRVDVSLKKQKAEIIPKPGKPVDFPRIRQLVEKAGQKVGAVRIEAEGILLRQGFSFFFVVSGSEQRLSLAQNEVLHELLADPHSRGPSPLSVRGHFEFAGEKEPPLTLDAFSFKP, encoded by the coding sequence CTGGGGGCCCGTCGGGCTCTCGCCAAGTTACCGACCGTGGACCGCGTGGACGTGAGTCTCAAGAAGCAGAAGGCCGAAATCATCCCGAAGCCGGGGAAACCCGTCGACTTCCCCAGGATAAGACAATTGGTAGAGAAGGCCGGGCAGAAAGTCGGCGCGGTGCGGATCGAGGCCGAGGGAATCCTCCTCCGACAAGGTTTCTCGTTCTTCTTCGTCGTCTCAGGCAGTGAACAACGCTTGAGCTTGGCGCAAAACGAAGTGCTGCACGAGTTGCTGGCGGACCCGCACTCTCGGGGGCCATCGCCGCTTTCCGTTCGCGGCCACTTCGAATTCGCCGGCGAAAAGGAACCGCCACTCACGTTGGATGCGTTCTCCTTCAAGCCTTAG
- a CDS encoding copper chaperone Copz family protein, with protein sequence MENPEDTAPHRSVSEPTRVISDRCPACGTQGRKVKTITLVSLLTKAALKCLNGSGGYRFCKGGACEIVYFHEADGIRFVARDIKVPVFQKSTGDSRTVCYCFEHTVRSIEEEVRRTGKSGALDSIAEKCRQGLDRCEELNPQGACCLGNVKQVVQKAMSQTEAPSERSSNDVSECCAPRSENPPKKDGGGACGCG encoded by the coding sequence ATGGAGAATCCTGAAGACACCGCGCCCCACCGATCCGTTTCGGAACCGACCCGGGTGATCTCGGACCGTTGTCCCGCCTGCGGGACCCAAGGGCGGAAGGTCAAGACGATCACTCTTGTTTCCTTGCTCACCAAGGCCGCATTAAAGTGCCTCAACGGTTCCGGCGGTTATCGGTTCTGCAAGGGCGGAGCTTGCGAAATCGTCTATTTCCACGAAGCCGACGGCATCCGGTTCGTTGCCCGGGACATCAAGGTTCCCGTGTTTCAGAAATCGACGGGAGATTCCAGGACCGTCTGCTACTGCTTTGAGCACACCGTTAGGAGCATCGAGGAGGAAGTCCGGCGGACGGGCAAATCCGGGGCGCTCGACTCTATCGCCGAAAAATGCCGTCAGGGGTTGGACCGCTGCGAAGAGCTTAATCCACAAGGCGCTTGCTGCCTCGGCAACGTGAAACAAGTTGTCCAAAAGGCTATGTCCCAAACCGAAGCGCCGTCGGAACGGTCGTCAAACGACGTATCCGAATGCTGTGCCCCACGGTCGGAGAACCCTCCCAAGAAAGACGGAGGCGGTGCGTGCGGATGCGGCTGA
- the merA gene encoding mercury(II) reductase → MGLFGSERKSGEFDLVVIGGGSAAFAAGIRASDLGARVALIEKGVIGGTCVNRGCVPSKNLLHAAERYHVYSRDGIPGIPKGDAPADFREVIRQKTELVTEMRKLKYEDLLGAYENITLLKGPAKFVSEHEIDGGGRKIASDRFIIATGASPQILPIPGLDRVGYLTYKEAMELDRLPKSLLVIGGGAIGVELGQVFARFGSKVTILEALDRIVPNEEPEISGELARSLTDEGIEIHTGGRVECVSRDSRSVILRTNTPDGSREFIGEQLLVAAGVVPNSRDLELNRAGIETDKRGGIQVDEMLRTTAKAVWAAGDVTGKMMLVTVSAQQGGVAAENALSGNKKRWDGSTVPHAVFSEPQVAGVGWKEAEARTAGHKIETKLISFEHVPKSAAIRDTRGVLKLIVDAKTYRILGVHIAGPQAAELIHYGTLLVQHKMVVGDILRMTFAYPTFSEVYKIAALSFKRDVTKLSCCAS, encoded by the coding sequence ATGGGACTGTTCGGAAGCGAAAGAAAATCGGGCGAATTCGATCTGGTTGTGATCGGAGGGGGATCGGCGGCGTTCGCCGCGGGAATCCGCGCGAGCGACCTCGGGGCCAGGGTGGCGCTGATCGAGAAAGGCGTCATCGGCGGCACGTGCGTGAATCGTGGCTGTGTTCCCTCCAAGAACCTTCTCCACGCCGCCGAGCGATACCACGTGTACTCCCGCGACGGCATCCCCGGCATCCCCAAGGGCGATGCGCCGGCGGATTTCCGCGAGGTGATTCGACAGAAAACGGAACTCGTCACCGAGATGCGAAAACTCAAATACGAAGATCTCCTCGGCGCGTACGAAAACATCACTCTGCTGAAGGGTCCCGCAAAGTTCGTTTCCGAACATGAAATCGACGGAGGCGGACGGAAAATCGCATCCGACAGGTTCATCATTGCAACCGGGGCATCCCCCCAGATCCTCCCCATCCCCGGTTTGGACCGGGTCGGATACCTGACTTACAAGGAGGCGATGGAGCTGGACCGCCTCCCCAAATCCCTCCTTGTGATCGGCGGCGGGGCGATCGGCGTCGAACTCGGACAGGTCTTCGCCCGCTTCGGTTCCAAGGTGACAATTCTTGAAGCGCTCGACCGGATCGTGCCCAATGAGGAACCCGAAATCTCCGGCGAGCTGGCGCGGAGCCTGACCGATGAAGGCATCGAGATTCACACGGGTGGCAGGGTGGAATGTGTCTCGAGAGATTCCCGCAGTGTGATTTTGCGGACGAATACGCCGGATGGCTCCCGGGAGTTTATCGGCGAACAACTCCTGGTAGCCGCAGGCGTCGTTCCCAATTCGCGAGATCTGGAGCTGAATCGCGCGGGGATTGAGACGGACAAGCGCGGCGGCATCCAAGTGGATGAAATGCTTCGCACGACGGCCAAGGCCGTCTGGGCGGCGGGAGACGTGACGGGGAAGATGATGTTGGTCACCGTTTCCGCCCAGCAGGGCGGCGTCGCCGCGGAGAACGCCCTCAGCGGGAACAAGAAAAGGTGGGACGGTTCGACCGTCCCCCACGCGGTATTCTCGGAACCCCAGGTCGCCGGCGTGGGATGGAAAGAGGCGGAAGCCCGGACCGCGGGTCACAAAATTGAAACGAAACTCATCTCCTTCGAGCACGTCCCGAAATCCGCCGCGATCCGCGACACCCGCGGGGTCTTGAAACTCATCGTGGATGCCAAGACGTATCGGATTCTGGGCGTTCACATCGCGGGACCGCAGGCGGCGGAGCTCATCCACTACGGCACGCTTCTCGTCCAGCACAAGATGGTCGTGGGCGACATTCTTCGGATGACCTTCGCCTACCCGACCTTCTCGGAGGTCTACAAGATCGCGGCCCTCTCGTTCAAGCGGGACGTAACCAAGCTTTCCTGTTGCGCAAGTTGA
- a CDS encoding heavy-metal-associated domain-containing protein: protein MKARNLGLLSALFASSCCAVPLLLIMLGLGGIGAGGILGKYHWYSQGAAVVLLSVAWGVWYREKRRAYALAADFKGERFTPKLLGAASLFVAFFIGSSVYANLLDGSSAPSANAEQATIAPAGYRTANLHVEGMSCSSCASHIKEEMAKLPGIFDVDVSVRGKSVTVRYNPDQVQPPRMVQVINEAGYKAELPAQG, encoded by the coding sequence ATGAAAGCAAGAAACCTCGGTCTTCTCTCGGCTCTGTTCGCGTCGAGCTGCTGCGCGGTCCCGCTCCTCCTGATCATGCTGGGATTGGGCGGCATTGGCGCGGGCGGCATTCTCGGAAAATACCACTGGTATTCTCAAGGTGCCGCGGTGGTGCTGTTGTCCGTCGCGTGGGGCGTTTGGTACCGCGAGAAACGCCGGGCCTACGCGTTGGCGGCTGATTTCAAGGGCGAGAGATTCACGCCCAAGCTGCTCGGGGCCGCAAGCCTGTTCGTGGCCTTCTTTATCGGCAGTTCCGTTTACGCGAACTTGCTTGATGGGTCGTCTGCCCCCTCGGCGAACGCGGAGCAGGCAACCATCGCGCCCGCCGGCTACCGAACGGCCAACCTGCACGTTGAAGGCATGTCGTGCTCATCGTGCGCAAGCCACATCAAGGAGGAAATGGCCAAGCTGCCGGGCATTTTCGATGTGGACGTGAGCGTGAGGGGAAAATCGGTGACGGTGCGGTACAACCCGGATCAGGTCCAGCCACCGCGGATGGTTCAGGTGATCAACGAAGCCGGCTACAAGGCCGAGCTGCCCGCCCAGGGCTAA
- a CDS encoding sigma 54-interacting transcriptional regulator produces MEAVRSTPGDSAKLYESIFENLREGIIVADRELRVSLFNRAAMDMTGYAEQEMIGRLCTEILDRKLCGERCFIAETRDTGRGISDYQVNLTRKDGTDRAISFTTAPLINGDEVEGVIIAFRDVTELVQLKQEVSERYQVHSIVTRNREMRRILNLVEQAADTPAPVLITGETGTGKELLAKAIHYASGRSNGPFVAVSCAALAENLLESELFGHVKGAFTGAIRDKAGRIALAEKGTLFLDEIGDLSPVLQVKLLRVLQEYEYEPVGESRTRKADVRLVAATNRDLETAIAEGRFREDLYYRLRVVPIHLPPLRERTEDIPLLVEHFIGKLRKRYKKNIRSIAKDAMAALVSYSWAGNIRELEHAVEFAFVRCPHEVIGKSHLPEEIFRAPNLPFQKKRIEFKSLPAHEQDKRMREALEKTRGNKTQAARLLGISRVTLWQRLKAGTPGSEPSP; encoded by the coding sequence ATGGAGGCAGTCAGGAGCACACCGGGCGATTCCGCCAAGCTCTACGAATCGATTTTCGAGAATCTGAGAGAAGGGATCATCGTGGCCGACCGCGAACTTCGGGTCAGCCTGTTCAACCGTGCGGCGATGGACATGACCGGCTACGCGGAGCAGGAGATGATCGGGCGGTTGTGCACCGAAATTCTGGACCGGAAATTATGCGGGGAGCGTTGTTTCATCGCGGAAACGCGCGACACGGGTCGCGGGATCTCCGACTATCAAGTCAACCTGACCCGAAAGGATGGGACCGACCGGGCGATCTCATTCACCACCGCTCCACTGATCAACGGTGACGAAGTCGAAGGCGTCATCATCGCTTTCCGGGATGTCACGGAACTCGTCCAGCTCAAGCAGGAGGTTTCGGAACGGTACCAGGTCCACAGCATCGTGACTCGGAACCGCGAAATGCGAAGGATTTTGAATCTGGTGGAACAGGCAGCGGACACGCCGGCGCCGGTGCTGATCACGGGCGAGACGGGGACGGGCAAGGAGCTTCTGGCGAAGGCGATTCACTACGCGAGCGGGCGGTCCAACGGGCCGTTTGTCGCCGTGAGTTGCGCGGCGCTCGCCGAGAACCTGCTCGAGTCCGAGCTCTTCGGCCATGTCAAGGGCGCTTTCACCGGCGCGATTCGGGACAAGGCGGGACGGATCGCGCTGGCGGAAAAGGGGACGCTTTTTCTGGACGAAATCGGAGACCTCTCCCCCGTACTTCAAGTCAAGCTCCTTCGGGTTCTACAAGAGTATGAATATGAGCCGGTGGGAGAGAGCCGGACGCGCAAGGCGGACGTTCGGCTGGTGGCGGCGACGAATCGCGACTTGGAGACGGCCATCGCCGAGGGGCGGTTCCGCGAGGACCTCTACTACCGGCTCCGGGTCGTCCCGATCCATCTGCCGCCGTTGCGGGAACGGACGGAGGACATCCCCCTGCTGGTGGAGCATTTCATTGGGAAGCTCCGCAAGAGATACAAGAAGAACATCCGATCCATCGCCAAGGATGCGATGGCCGCGTTGGTGTCGTATTCATGGGCGGGCAATATCCGCGAGCTTGAACACGCCGTGGAGTTTGCCTTCGTCCGCTGCCCGCACGAGGTGATCGGAAAATCCCATCTTCCGGAAGAGATTTTCAGAGCGCCAAACCTCCCGTTTCAAAAGAAGCGAATCGAGTTCAAATCCCTTCCGGCACATGAGCAAGACAAGCGAATGCGCGAGGCGCTGGAGAAAACCCGCGGCAACAAGACTCAGGCCGCCCGACTCCTCGGCATCAGCCGCGTGACTCTCTGGCAGCGGTTGAAGGCCGGAACACCCGGCTCCGAACCCTCCCCATGA